From the genome of Chloroflexota bacterium, one region includes:
- a CDS encoding amidinotransferase, whose amino-acid sequence MSFDLLQAAAYGGEDWSSRTRSHAEEIGSVWRACGIDSEWARLKAVLLHEPSAEWEQINDPNLVQMLHQPNLNLARQQHRAIAHAYRSAGVEVEYVAPNEIPSPNLIFCADLFFMTPEGAILARPASTVRAGEERWIARRLADLGIPIVRTLNGNATFEGADALWLNPERVLLGHGLRTNAAGIEQVADVLQTMGVRTIPVELPYGGMHLMGQLRFVDENLAIAWPYRVSYPTVAALRAHGFEVVFIPDETEATQGHALNIVTLGRREILMPAGNPITQAFFESHNIICHTIEITELIKAAGGIGCLTGILARERSERIG is encoded by the coding sequence GTGAGTTTCGATCTGCTCCAGGCTGCCGCATACGGCGGCGAAGATTGGTCATCCCGCACACGGAGCCACGCAGAAGAAATTGGCTCCGTGTGGCGCGCTTGCGGCATTGACAGCGAATGGGCGCGCCTCAAGGCTGTGCTGCTTCACGAGCCGAGCGCGGAATGGGAACAGATCAATGATCCCAATCTGGTACAGATGCTCCACCAGCCCAATCTAAACCTGGCGCGCCAGCAGCATCGCGCCATCGCTCACGCGTATCGCTCAGCGGGAGTTGAGGTGGAGTACGTTGCGCCAAACGAAATTCCTTCGCCCAACCTGATCTTTTGCGCGGATTTATTTTTCATGACCCCGGAGGGCGCCATTCTGGCGCGACCAGCCTCCACGGTGAGGGCCGGTGAGGAGCGCTGGATCGCACGTCGTTTAGCTGATTTGGGTATCCCAATTGTGCGCACCTTGAACGGAAATGCTACCTTTGAAGGGGCCGATGCTCTGTGGCTGAATCCGGAGAGGGTGCTGTTGGGGCACGGCCTGCGCACGAATGCGGCGGGAATCGAACAGGTGGCTGACGTGCTGCAAACGATGGGGGTGCGCACCATCCCGGTGGAACTGCCTTATGGCGGCATGCACCTGATGGGCCAACTGCGCTTTGTGGATGAGAATCTGGCGATTGCCTGGCCATATCGGGTTTCATACCCCACAGTAGCGGCGCTGCGCGCCCACGGCTTCGAGGTGGTATTCATCCCCGATGAAACAGAAGCCACCCAGGGCCACGCGCTGAATATCGTCACACTGGGACGGCGCGAAATCCTCATGCCAGCGGGCAACCCGATTACACAGGCGTTTTTTGAATCCCACAATATCATTTGCCATACCATTGAGATCACCGAACTCATCAAGGCAGCCGGGGGCATCGGCTGCTTAACGGGTATATTGGCGCGCGAGCGCAGCGAGCGCATCGGTTGA
- a CDS encoding DnaJ domain-containing protein codes for MDYKDYYKTLGVERSASQAEIKKAFRKLARKYHPDMNKDDASAEEKFKEINEANEVLSDADKRQKYDQFGSHWQQYSRAGGQPEDFNWDAWRTAGGQQARQVSQEDLQRIFGNMGGVGGSGGFSDFFEVLFGGLGGRSGGVDFGRQRVRQSSRGQDAEHTVEITLEEAYHGTQRTLQWEDGRKIEASIPPGVKTGSKIRLRGQGQRSAMGGQAGDLFLKIKVISHPLFMRDGDHIRTTVPVGLYDALLGGEVEITAIDRRVKLTIPAETENGKIFRLRGLGMPNIKNSKDVGDLLAQVNILLPKNLTSKEKDLFLQLKKMRV; via the coding sequence ACTGGCGCGCAAGTATCACCCCGATATGAACAAGGACGATGCCAGCGCGGAGGAAAAGTTCAAAGAGATCAACGAAGCCAACGAAGTACTCTCCGATGCCGATAAACGCCAAAAATACGATCAGTTCGGCTCGCATTGGCAGCAGTATTCACGCGCCGGAGGTCAACCGGAAGACTTTAACTGGGATGCGTGGCGCACGGCGGGGGGACAGCAAGCCCGACAGGTATCGCAAGAAGACTTGCAGAGAATTTTCGGCAACATGGGTGGCGTAGGCGGCTCTGGCGGTTTTTCCGATTTCTTCGAAGTGCTCTTCGGTGGCCTGGGTGGACGCAGTGGCGGAGTCGACTTTGGGCGGCAACGAGTACGCCAGTCCAGCCGCGGCCAGGATGCCGAACACACTGTCGAAATTACACTTGAAGAGGCGTACCACGGCACCCAGCGCACCCTGCAATGGGAAGATGGACGAAAAATCGAAGCCAGCATCCCGCCGGGAGTTAAAACCGGCTCGAAGATTCGTCTGCGCGGACAGGGTCAACGCAGTGCAATGGGCGGCCAGGCTGGCGATCTGTTCCTAAAAATCAAGGTAATCTCGCATCCGCTTTTCATGCGCGATGGCGATCATATTCGCACCACTGTCCCGGTGGGCTTGTATGATGCACTCCTGGGTGGCGAAGTTGAAATCACCGCGATTGACCGGCGCGTAAAACTTACTATTCCGGCTGAAACTGAAAACGGCAAAATATTCCGTTTGCGCGGCCTGGGGATGCCAAATATTAAAAACTCTAAAGATGTTGGCGATTTATTGGCACAAGTCAATATACTCTTACCTAAGAATTTAACATCAAAAGAGAAGGATTTGTTTCTGCAACTCAAAAAAATGCGTGTATAA